A stretch of the Salminus brasiliensis chromosome 19, fSalBra1.hap2, whole genome shotgun sequence genome encodes the following:
- the sash3 gene encoding SAM and SH3 domain-containing protein 3 — MLRRKPSNASEKEQGQVQKKKLTLQRSSSFKDFMKPKPSSPVVNAEFTLEEPVPEGFVQEDTGKNSGKLGKKWRNVISRTMTRKTSKMVQKALTEEGIESGEDGSMSPMSPNDGWTPDLTAGNRTSVCSNSSEDTIHSPLSRQLSGCGDRQSLDSGFSQRDSMESPYTGPFCGRALVHTDFTPSPYDIDSLKLQKGDIIQIIEKPPVGTWTGKLNNKVGSFKFIYVTILPEEEALPKRKRCQSQGRRNKPKPKTLEEVLERIGLIELGDLLSMHGFQTLEDFGALKESHLNELNITDAEQRAKILTAAELLHDSEGESDEEEERPEEKADMPRDSGCYESTENLTNGREEVETEPEPGCESDVETGKNLDAVQEQLQELTVEEGS; from the exons ATGTTGCGGCGGAAACCCTCCAATGCCTCAGAAAAGGAGCAGGGGCAGGTGCAGAAGAAAAAG CTGACACTGCAGCGGTCCAGCAGCTTTAAAGACTTCATGAAGCCCAAGCCGTCCTCGCCTGTGGTGAACGCTGAGTTTACGCTGGAGGAGCCG GTGCCGGAAGGCTTCGTCCAGGAAGACACTGGAAAAAACAGCGGGAAGCTGGGAAAGAAATGGCGAAACGTCATCTCTCGCACCATGACCCGCAAGACATCCAAGATGGTACAGAAAGCCCTCACAGAGGAGGGG ATTGAGAGTGGAGAAGATGGCTCCATGTCCCCCATGTCCCCTAACGATGGATGGACCCCAGACCTGACTGCTGGGAACCGGACGTCTGTGTGCTCTAACAGTTCAGAAGACACCATACACTCCCCCCTCTCCCGTCAGCTCTCAGGAT GTGGGGACAGACAAAGTCTGGACAGTGGCTTCAGTCAGAGGGACAGTATGGAGAGTCCTTACACTGGTCCATTCTGTGGCCGAGCCCTTGTCCACACTGACTTCACTCCCAGCCCGTATGACATCGACTCTCTCAAGCTGCAG AAAGGAGATATCATTCAGATTATTGAGAAACCACCAGTGGGCACTTGGACTGGTAAACTCAACAACAAAGTGGGCTCCTTCAAGTTTATCTACGTCACAATCCTACCAGAGGAGGAAGCACTGCCAAAGAGGAAAAGATGCCAAAGCCAGGGTCGCCGcaacaaacccaaacccaaaaccCTGGAGGAGGTTCTGGAGAGAATTGGGCTCATT GAGCTTGGAGATCTTCTCTCCATGCATGGATTCCAAACACTGGAGGACTTTGGGGCGCTGAAGGAATCCCACCTGAACGAgctcaacatcacagatgctgAACAGCGTGCCAAAATACTGACAGCTGCCGAACTGCTTCACGACT CTGAGGGAGAGTccgatgaggaggaggagagaccTGAGGAAAAGGCAGACATGCCGCGGGACTCCGGCTGCTACGAGAGCACAGAAAACTTGACCAATGGGCGCGAGGAGGTCGAGACGGAGCCCGAGCCTGGATGTGAAAGTGATGTGGAAACGGGCAAAAACTTGGATGCAGTTCAGGAACAGCTGCAGGAACTGACAGTGGAAGAGGGTTCTTGA